Proteins encoded within one genomic window of Paramisgurnus dabryanus chromosome 11, PD_genome_1.1, whole genome shotgun sequence:
- the calr gene encoding calreticulin has product MTTLSLLFMAVSVALITAESSVHFREQFEDGDTWRSRWVESKHKSDYGKFVLTAGKFYGDADKDKGLQTSQDAHFYALSSRFPDFSNKDQPLVIQFSVKHEQSIDCGGGYIKLFPSDLKQEDMHGDSVYNIMFGPDICGPGTKKVHVIFNYKGKNHLINKDIRCKDDEYSHLYTLIVNPDNTYEVKIDNKKVESGSLEEDWDFLPAKKIKDPEAKKPEDWDEREKIDDPDDTKPEGWDKPENIPDPDAKKPEDWDDEMDGEWEPPMVTNPEYKGEWKPRQIDNPAYKGKWVHPEIDNPEYTPDNEIYKYSSFGVIGLDLWQVKSGTIFDNFLITNDPKLAEEVGNETWGATKDAEKKMKESQEEEERKKREEEEKTRKEDAKDEEEDEDKEEEEDEEEEEGEEEEEEEEEEETDSKLKDEL; this is encoded by the exons ATGACAACGCTTTCATTGCTGTTTATGGCCGTGTCGGTCGCTTTAATAACTGCAGAATCATCTGTTCATTTCCGAGAGCAATTTGAAGACGGTG ACACCTGGAGGAGCCGATGGGTGGAATCCAAGCACAAATCCGACTACGGGAAATTTGTGCTCACTGCAGGCAAATTTTATGGCGATGCCGATAAAGATAAGG GTCTTCAAACAAGTCAGGACGCCCATTTCTATGCTCTGTCATCTCGATTCCCGGATTTCAGCAACAAGGACCAGCCCCTTGTCATCCAGTTCAGTGTAAAACATGAGCAGAGCATTGACTGTGGTGGTGGCTACATCAAGCTTTTCCCGTCAGATCTGAAACAGGAAGATATGCATGGAGACTCCGTATACAATATTATGTTTG GCCCTGACATTTGTGGCCCTGGCACCAAGAAAGTACATGTCATTTTCAATTACAAGGGGAAAAATCATTTGATCAACAAAGACATCAGATGCAAG GATGATGAATACAGCCATCTGTATACATTAATTGTCAATCCTGACAACACTTATGAAGTCAAGATTGATAATAAGAAGGTGGAGTCTGGATCTCTGGAAGAGGATTGGGACTTCCTGCCAGCCAAAAAAATTAAAGATCCCGAAGCGAAAAAGCCTGAGGATTGGGATGAGAGGGAGAAGATCGACGATCCTGATGATACGAAACCAGAG GGTTGGGACAAACCTGAGAACATCCCTGATCCTGACGCCAAGAAACCCGAGGACTGGGATGATGAGATGGATGGGGAATGGGAGCCACCCATGGTCACCAATCCTGAATACAAG GGTGAGTGGAAACCCAGACAAATTGACAATCCTGCTTACAAGGGGAAATGGGTACACCCAGAGATTGATAACCCGGAGTACACACCTGACAACGAAATCTATAAGTACAGTAGCTTTGGAGTAATCGGACTGGACCTATGGCAg GTGAAGTCTGGCACAATTTTTGACAACTTCCTCATTACCAATGACCCAAAGCTGGCAGAAGAGGTTGGCAATGAGACCTGGGGCGCCACAAAG GATGCAGAGAAGAAGATGAAGGAAAGCCAAGAAGAGGAGGAGAGAAAGAAGCGTGAGGAAGAGGAAAAGACCAGAAAGGAGGATGCAAAGGACGAAGAGGAAGATGAGGataaggaggaggaggaagacgaagaagaggaggagggggaagaggaagaagaagaggaggaggaagaggaaacAGACTCTAAACTCAAAGACGAGTTGTAG